The sequence GTGATCGCCTCATCGAACTGCCCCCGACGCGCATAAGCGAGACCAATATTATAGTAAAGTGGGGGAGAATATGGCGTTGCGAGCTGCTGCTGCTTCAATTTACGAAAAATGGTATCTTCTGACACATCTTTTTTCTTGTCCATAGGAATGATCTCCATTGGGATGTTCTCTGCGATCGACCTTGTAGAAAGCTGCTTACATCCCAACCTAACCAGCACCATAATTCATGTCAAGGCAGAAAGAACTGGGATATGGGAGGGAACAGGTGGCTTCCGTTGTCACTAGTTGTCAACGGGACCTTCCTGATTCATTACCGTCTCAGCCTTTAAGACTGCCATCTGCTTAACCAACAGCTCAGCAGGTTGCCTGGCACCCAGCTTGCCGTAAATATGTAACGCCTGACGCCAGAATTCCATGGCCTGTTCAGGTTGACCTTTTTGGTGATAAAGTTCACCTATGCCTGTGAGCACGAAGGCGAGTCGATCGGCGACTCGCAACTCCCGGTATAGTTCCAAAGCCTCCCAGAAGTGGTCCATGGCGTGGTCAATTTCATTCAGTCTGCAATGCACAAGAGCCATTTTCTCACTGAAATGGGCGATGCCAAGTTTGTCATTGTAACTACGGCAAATGTGCAGACCTCTAGCAAACATCTCCAGGGCACGTCTTAGTTCTCCATCACCTCGATAAAGGCCGCCCATGCGGTCCATCAAGTTGGCAATAGATTTGTCGTCGTCTAAGTCCTCGTAAAACTCCAGGGCCGCTTGATAGTAAGCAACCGCCTTGGTCGGTTGATTAATATTGGCATAAACGTCGCCAAGGCCGATGGCTGTAAGTGCAAATCCCTCCTGGTTGCCAAGTCTCTGGCATATGGCTTCAGCCTGGTGCAAGTAAGTTTTGGCTTCTTGCCAGTTTTTTCTTCTAAGATGTATGTCACCTATTTTGTAACAAGCATTGGCGACAGCTTCCTCGCTATTTGCTGCCTTGGCGATTTCCAAGTCTTCTAGACTCTGTTTGAGCGACATAGTCTAACCTCGTTTTACTAAGAATTAAACGTTTTTTCCCGTGGCCGCACTTCAAAAATCTCTACCCATCTTTAAAATATATACGCATCCTAAAAAACGGCCAAACCAAATTGCGAAAAAATATCGCATGGCCCACCTCCTGCTTCCAGCGCAAATAGAGGGCAGCACCATGTGGTTACTCTAACTTTTCATATTATTTTTGTGAGCTCTGTCAAGTACCCCGCACTTTTTTCTTCCGAGATCTAGGGCAAATTCCTTGACAGTATAGCTGATCACGTATTATAAGAAGGCGCGGAACAACAGGCTAGATAGACTCATATGAAGAAACACTGACATCCAAAATGGACTTAGCTTAGCCCGCATTTTTCGTGAATCGGCGTCGCGCATCGTGAAAATCCGCACGCCACCATAGCATAGGCGTGAGCGTTATGTGTTGAGTGATACGACGGGATTGGATCTGCGGTGTGGTTGAGCAGTAGGCCGCACACTCCGGAACTGTCCTGAGTTGTTTGAAGCGACATCTAGGACGCTCACACCGGCGCAACAGTCACGCCGAAGCGCAAATCGTTAAATATGCGGTTTAGGACAAGGTGGATAGTATAACATAATGTGATCGGCCTTCTTCTGAAGGAACGGCCGGTGCGTAAAATTTCACTGACAGGAGGTTCATCCATGGCCGACTATTGCATTAATCTCTTCCTGGACGAGGAACAGCAGAAAAAGATTGAAGAGATAGGTTTGGGGGAACACATAAAAGAAATAGAGGGTAAAAAGGCAGTGCAAGTTTCGGTAAGCAAAAAGGAACACAAAAAACTCCTCAAGAGCTTCCCTGATCTCCAGTTCGATGAAGCCAACACTTGTACACTTCCAGATGAGGCCCAGATTACTCTGATGGATGTGATTATGAACCTGAAGAGCTTGGATGTTATGAAGTTGGCAATCATGAAACTCTACAACCCCCTCGCCGGCAAGCCACCCCGCACAAAAGTGAGTTGACGGCAGTACCTAGAATTCTCTGAAATATAGAGTTACATCAGCTGGCTCTCTGTGCTTTACTCACGACTCGGTAGCATTATTAATTTTTTGTTGACAAAAGGAGATCTGGAGACTATAGAAGAATTAAGTGAATAGTTTCACTAGAAAACTGACTCCTTAGGAGGAGGAAACAATGAGCGAGGAAGCAAAAAAGGCGATTTTGGACTTCATGGCAAAGAAAAAGGGGAAGACCAAACACTATTTCAATGAACTCTGCAAAGCTGTACCCGAAATGAAGATGCGCCAGGCCAAAAAGGTAATAAATGAAATGGTAAATGAGGGGAAACTGAAATAC is a genomic window of Deltaproteobacteria bacterium containing:
- a CDS encoding dissimilatory sulfite reductase D family protein → MSEEAKKAILDFMAKKKGKTKHYFNELCKAVPEMKMRQAKKVINEMVNEGKLKYWSSGSTTMYMLPGEHDLEDEEKGM
- a CDS encoding tetratricopeptide repeat protein, producing the protein MSLKQSLEDLEIAKAANSEEAVANACYKIGDIHLRRKNWQEAKTYLHQAEAICQRLGNQEGFALTAIGLGDVYANINQPTKAVAYYQAALEFYEDLDDDKSIANLMDRMGGLYRGDGELRRALEMFARGLHICRSYNDKLGIAHFSEKMALVHCRLNEIDHAMDHFWEALELYRELRVADRLAFVLTGIGELYHQKGQPEQAMEFWRQALHIYGKLGARQPAELLVKQMAVLKAETVMNQEGPVDN